The Paroceanicella profunda genome segment AGATGTCCGAGGCGATCAAGGCGGGCGAGATGACCCGCGACGATTTCCTCGAGGCCGAGATCGCGATGTCGCGCAGCCCGGGCTCGTGCAACACCATGGGCACGGCCTCGTCGATGGCGAGCATGGCCGAGGCGCTCGGCATGGCGCTCTCGGGCAATGCCGCCATCCCGGCGGTGGACGCGCGCCGCCGCGTGATGTCCCAGCTCACCGGCAGGCGCATCGTGCAGATGGTCAAGGACGACCTGAAACCCTCTGACATCCTTACGAAAGAAGCGTTCGAGAACGCCATCCGCACCAATGGCGCCATCGGCGGCTCCACCAATGCGGTGGTGCATCTGCTCGCCATCGCGGGCCGCGTGGGCATCGACCTCAGCCTCGATGACTGGGACGCGCAGGGCCGCAACATCCCCACCATCGTGAACCTGATGCCCTCGGGCGAATACCTGATGGAGGAGTTCTTCTATGCCGGCGGCCTGCCGGTGGTGCTGAAGGCCCTGCTCGACAGCGGCCGCCTGCATGGCGGGGCGCTCACCGTCTCGGGCAGGACCATGGCCGAGGAAGTCTCGGAGGTGAAGAACTGGAACGAGGATGTCATCCGCCCGCTCGACCGCCCGCTCACCGAGCATGGCGGCATCGCGGTGCTGCGGGGCAACCTCGCGCCGCTGGGCGCGGTGCTCAAGCCCTCGGCGGCCTCGCCGGAGCTGATGAAGCATCGCGGCCGGGCGGTGGTGTTCGAGGATATCGACGACTACAAGGCCAAGATCAACGACGAGAGCCTTGATATCGACGAGACCTGCATCATGGTCATGAAGAACTGCGGGCCCCGCGGCTACCCCGGCATGGCCGAGGTGGGCAACATGGGCCTGCCGCCGAAGGTGCTGCGCAAGGGGATCAAGGACATGATCCGCATCTCGGACGCGCGCATGTCCGGCACCGCCTATGGCACCGTGGTGCTGCACGTGGCGCCGGAGGCCGCTGCCGGCGGCCCGCTCGCCATCGTGCAGAACGGCGACATGATCGAGATCGACGTGGAGGCCCGCCGCCTGCACCTCGACGTGCCGCAAGAGGAGATCGACGCGCGACTGGCCGCCTGGGCCTCGCCGATCCGGACCCCGAAGGGCGGCTATGCGCAGCTCTTCCACGACCATGTCCTGGGCGCGGACAAGGGAGCCGATTTCGACTTCCTGATCGGCTGCCGGGGACATGAGGTCCCGCGCGACTCGCACTGAGGAGACGAGATGAGCAAGGAGCCCTGGAAGGTCGCTGTCGTTGGCCTCGGCAAGATCGCCAACGACCAGCACCTGCCCTCCATCGCCCGGCTGCCGGACTACACGTTCGCCGCCTCGGTGAGCCGGTCGGGCGGCGTGGAGGGAGTGGAGAACTTCACCGAGCTGGACGCGCTGCTTGCCGCGCGCCCGGACATCGAGGTGATCTCGCTCTGCGTGCCGCCGCAGGTGCGCTACGAGATGGCCCGCGCGGCGCTGGAGGCCGGGCGGCACGTGATGCTGGAAAAACCCCCCGGCGCCACGCTGGGGGAGGTGGAGGACCTCTCCTCCCTCGCCGCCGAGCGCGGGTTGGTGCTCTATGCCACCTGGCATTCGCGCCACGCCCCCGCCGTGGGACCGGCGAAGGCCTGGATCGCGGAGCGCAGCCCTTCGGCCGTGCGCATCAACTGGAAGGAGGACGTGCGCGAGTGGCACCCCGGCCAGCAGTGGATCTGGGAGCCCGGCGGGCTGGGGGTCTTCGACCCCGGCATCAACGCGCTCTCGATGCTGACCGCGATCTGGCCGATGCCGATCCGCCTCGTCTCCGCCGAGCTGGGCTTCCCGGAGAACCGCGCCACCCCCATCCGCGCCGACCTCGCCCTGCGCGACCCGGCGGGAACCCCGATGGAGGTCGCCTTCGACTGGGCGCATGAGGGCCCGCCGCTGTGGGACCTGGAGGTGGACGCCTCCGGCGAGACGCTGAAGCTCTCGGGCGGCGGCAAGCGCATGGAGGTTGACGGGCGGCTGGTGCTCGAGGAACCGGAGGCAGAATACGACGGTCTTTACCGCGAATTCGCCGGCCTCCTTGACACCGGCGCCCGGAATGTCGACGTCACACCCTTGCGCATCGTCGCCGATGCCTTCCTGACCGGCCGGATCACCCACACCGCGCCGTTCCACGACTGAACACACGGACACCCGTCAGGGGCCGGCCTGCCGTGAGGGCGGGCCGGCCCCGGCGGTACGCACAGGAGACAGTCATGACAGACAGCTACATCCCCACCGGCCGGCATCTGATTGCCGGGGAGTGGATCACCTCCCCCGCCACCTTCGAGTCCGACCCGGTGAGCGGGCCGAAGGCCACCATCAGCCTCGCCACCGCGGCCGACGTGGACAGCGCTGTTCAGGCGGCCGAGGAAGCCTTCTGGACCTATGGCTACACCACGCGGGAGGAGCGCGCGGTCTTCCTGGAAAAGATCGCCGAGGAGATCGAGGCGCGCGGCGCGAAGATCACCGATATCGGCACCCGCGAGACCGGCCTGCCCGCCGGGCGCCTGGAGGGCGAGCGCGGCCGCACCACCGGCCAGCTCCGCCTGTTCGCAGCGCATATCCGCAAGGGCGATTACCTGGACCGCCGCTACGACAAGGCCCTGCCCGACCGCCAGCCGATGGCGCGCCCGGACATCCGGCTGATGGAGCGCCCGCTCGGCCCCGTGGGCGTGTTCGGCGCCTCGAACTTCCCGCTCGCCTTCTCCACCGCGGGCGGTGACACCGCCTCCGCCCTCGCCGCCGGCTGCCCGGTGGTCGTGAAGGGCCACCCGGCGCATCCCGGCACCGGCGAGATCGTGGCCGAGGCCATCGACGCGGCCATCCGCGCCTGCGGCCTGCCGGCCGGCGTGTTCTCTCTCGTGCAGTCCAACACCCGTGAGGCCGGCGAGGCGCTGGTCCAGCACCCGCTGATCACTGCCGTTGGCTTCACCGGCTCGCTCGGCGGCGGACGCGCGCTCTACAACCTCGCCTGCGCCCGGCCGAACCCCATCCCGTTCTACGGTGAGCTCGGCTCGGTGAACCCGATGTTCGTGCTGCCCGAGGCGCTTGCCGCGCGCGGCACCGAGATCGCCTCCGGCTGGGCCGGCTCGCTCACCATGGGCGTGGGGCAGTTCTGCACCAATCCCGGCGTGGCCGTGCTGCTCGACGGCGCCGATGCCGATGCCTTCGAGAAGGAAGCCGGCGCCGTGCTCTCGGGCACCGATGCCCAGCCGATGCTGGTCGGCGGCATTGCCGATGCCTACCGCTCGGGCCGCGACATGCTGGCCGGACAGGAGGGCGTGCGTCAGGCGCTGTGTTCCTCCGGCGAGGGCCGCCGCAACGCGCCCGACCTGCTGGTGACCACCGGTGAGGCCTTCCTCGCCGATCCGAAGCTGCACACGGAAGTGTTCGGCCCGCTGGGCCTGATGGTCCGCGCCGCCGACGCGGGCGAGATGCTCGACATCGCGCGCAGCCTCGAGGGCCAGCTCACCTGCACCCTGCAGATGGACGCGGGCGACACCGAGCTGGCGGGGGACCTGATGCCGGTGCTGGAGCGCAAGGCCGGCCGGATCCTGGCCAACGGCTTCCCCACCGGGGTCGAGGTCTGCGATGCGATGATGCATGGCGGGCCATACCCGGCGGCCACCTCGCACACCACCTCGGTGGGCACGCTGGCGATCCGCCGCTTCCTGCGGCCGGTGAGCTATCAGAACATCCCCGAGGGCCTGCTTCCCGCCGACCTCCAGGGCTCCGCGGAATGAGCGGCGCGCCGGAGATCCGTGCCCTCGGCGCTCCGGCGGCGACCCTGGGCGAAGGCCCCTCCTGCGACCCCCTCACGGGGGTCGTGACCTGGTTCGACATCCTCGGCAAGACGCTCTACGAGCATGACCCGGAGGCCGGCACCACCCGCACCCACGCGTTGCCGATGCGCTGCAGCGCCCTCGCGGCGGTGGACGCGGAACGCCAGCTCGTGGTGTCGGAAGCCGGCCTGTTCCTGCGTGACCGCGCCAGTGGCGCGCTGAGCCTGCACCGCCCGCTGGAGGCGGACCGGCCGGACACCCGCTCCAACGATTCCCGCACCCACCCCTCCGGCGCCTTCTGGATCGGCACCATGGGGATCGACGCGGCCCCCGGCGCCGGGGCGATCTACTGGTACCGCGCGGGGGAGATCCGCCGCCTGTTCGACGCCATCACCGTGCCGAACGCCATCTGCTTCTCGCCCGACGGGCGCACCGGCTATTTCACCGACACCCCGACCGGCATCATCAACCGTGTCGCCCTTGACCCGGCCACCGGCCTGCCCGTCGGCGCCCCGGACCCCTTCGACACCGGCCACGGCCGGGGCGAGCCGGACGGCGCGGTGGTTGACGCGGACGGCTGCCTCTGGGTGGCGCGCTGGGACGGCGGCTGCCTGGAGCACCTCTCGCCCGAGGGCGCGCTGATCGCCACCATCGACCTGCCGGTGACCCGGCCCACTTGCCCGGTGTTCTTCGGGGCGGGGGCGGGGCGGATGATCCTCACCTCGGCGCGCGAGGGGCTGGGCCCGGACGCCCTTGCCGCCACGCCGCAGGCCGGGTGCAGCTTCGAGATCCGCCTCGCCACGCCCTTCTCCGGCAAGCTGGACGCGCCGGTGGCACTCGCGCCCTGAGGCGCCGCCGTCACGCGCGCCCCGACGCGCGGGCGGCAGGCCGCGGGCCCGGGAGGTCAGGCGCTGGGCCCGGGCACCGGACGGTCCGTGCCGGGTTCCGGGCTCCGGATCGCGCCGTGAGCTCCGGATGACGG includes the following:
- a CDS encoding SMP-30/gluconolactonase/LRE family protein translates to MSGAPEIRALGAPAATLGEGPSCDPLTGVVTWFDILGKTLYEHDPEAGTTRTHALPMRCSALAAVDAERQLVVSEAGLFLRDRASGALSLHRPLEADRPDTRSNDSRTHPSGAFWIGTMGIDAAPGAGAIYWYRAGEIRRLFDAITVPNAICFSPDGRTGYFTDTPTGIINRVALDPATGLPVGAPDPFDTGHGRGEPDGAVVDADGCLWVARWDGGCLEHLSPEGALIATIDLPVTRPTCPVFFGAGAGRMILTSAREGLGPDALAATPQAGCSFEIRLATPFSGKLDAPVALAP
- a CDS encoding aldehyde dehydrogenase (NADP(+)); this translates as MTDSYIPTGRHLIAGEWITSPATFESDPVSGPKATISLATAADVDSAVQAAEEAFWTYGYTTREERAVFLEKIAEEIEARGAKITDIGTRETGLPAGRLEGERGRTTGQLRLFAAHIRKGDYLDRRYDKALPDRQPMARPDIRLMERPLGPVGVFGASNFPLAFSTAGGDTASALAAGCPVVVKGHPAHPGTGEIVAEAIDAAIRACGLPAGVFSLVQSNTREAGEALVQHPLITAVGFTGSLGGGRALYNLACARPNPIPFYGELGSVNPMFVLPEALAARGTEIASGWAGSLTMGVGQFCTNPGVAVLLDGADADAFEKEAGAVLSGTDAQPMLVGGIADAYRSGRDMLAGQEGVRQALCSSGEGRRNAPDLLVTTGEAFLADPKLHTEVFGPLGLMVRAADAGEMLDIARSLEGQLTCTLQMDAGDTELAGDLMPVLERKAGRILANGFPTGVEVCDAMMHGGPYPAATSHTTSVGTLAIRRFLRPVSYQNIPEGLLPADLQGSAE
- a CDS encoding Gfo/Idh/MocA family protein, producing MSKEPWKVAVVGLGKIANDQHLPSIARLPDYTFAASVSRSGGVEGVENFTELDALLAARPDIEVISLCVPPQVRYEMARAALEAGRHVMLEKPPGATLGEVEDLSSLAAERGLVLYATWHSRHAPAVGPAKAWIAERSPSAVRINWKEDVREWHPGQQWIWEPGGLGVFDPGINALSMLTAIWPMPIRLVSAELGFPENRATPIRADLALRDPAGTPMEVAFDWAHEGPPLWDLEVDASGETLKLSGGGKRMEVDGRLVLEEPEAEYDGLYREFAGLLDTGARNVDVTPLRIVADAFLTGRITHTAPFHD
- the araD gene encoding L-arabinonate dehydratase, with protein sequence MTFTPAAWPRRLRSQEWYGGDSRDNIYHRSWMKNQGLPADLFDGRPVIGICNTWSELTPCNAHLRDLAQKVKNGIYEAGGLPVEFPVFSPGESSLRPTAMMYRNLCAMDVEEALRANPVDGVVLMVGCDKSTPALLMGAASADIPAIVVTGGPMLNGWFRGERVGSGTALWQMSEAIKAGEMTRDDFLEAEIAMSRSPGSCNTMGTASSMASMAEALGMALSGNAAIPAVDARRRVMSQLTGRRIVQMVKDDLKPSDILTKEAFENAIRTNGAIGGSTNAVVHLLAIAGRVGIDLSLDDWDAQGRNIPTIVNLMPSGEYLMEEFFYAGGLPVVLKALLDSGRLHGGALTVSGRTMAEEVSEVKNWNEDVIRPLDRPLTEHGGIAVLRGNLAPLGAVLKPSAASPELMKHRGRAVVFEDIDDYKAKINDESLDIDETCIMVMKNCGPRGYPGMAEVGNMGLPPKVLRKGIKDMIRISDARMSGTAYGTVVLHVAPEAAAGGPLAIVQNGDMIEIDVEARRLHLDVPQEEIDARLAAWASPIRTPKGGYAQLFHDHVLGADKGADFDFLIGCRGHEVPRDSH